In 'Nostoc azollae' 0708, the following are encoded in one genomic region:
- a CDS encoding 5-(carboxyamino)imidazole ribonucleotide synthase: MSIKRIGIIGGGQLAWMMVHASKKLGIELIVQTPSKNDPAVSIAQAIVLAAVDDAAATEFLSKKCDVITFENEFVNLDALSLLETQGVCFRPRLAALSPLLDKYHQRCYLRDLGLRVPQFFALGKSADIQSKIEYLGFPIVLKARRHGYDGQGTFIIHDLATLSTVVNKSNTQLLVEEFVPFTRELAIIAARSVNGEIVTYPVVETQQEQQVCRRVIAPADITPEQAAEINVIAHIILNSLQAVGIFGIELFITADGKILINEIAPRTHNSGHFSLDACETSQFEQHLRAVTGLPLTNTSLNCPSAVMVNLLGYENSHSDYSKQRQKLIDIPQAYLHWYGKTESRPRRKLGHITVLLERQSRDMIESIIQTIESIWYPG; this comes from the coding sequence ATGTCGATAAAGCGTATTGGTATAATTGGTGGTGGACAACTGGCCTGGATGATGGTGCATGCTTCCAAAAAACTAGGAATAGAATTAATAGTACAAACTCCTAGCAAAAATGATCCCGCTGTATCTATCGCTCAAGCTATCGTTTTAGCAGCAGTTGATGACGCAGCAGCAACGGAATTTTTATCTAAAAAATGCGATGTCATCACCTTTGAAAATGAATTTGTTAATCTAGATGCTTTATCTTTATTAGAGACACAAGGTGTTTGTTTTCGTCCCAGGTTAGCAGCTTTATCTCCGCTATTAGATAAATATCATCAACGTTGCTATTTACGGGATTTAGGATTACGTGTTCCTCAGTTTTTCGCTCTGGGAAAATCAGCAGATATTCAATCGAAAATAGAATATTTAGGTTTTCCGATTGTTCTTAAAGCCAGACGACATGGTTACGATGGACAGGGAACTTTTATAATTCATGATTTAGCAACTTTGTCAACTGTAGTAAATAAAAGTAATACACAGCTTTTAGTAGAAGAATTTGTTCCTTTTACGAGAGAATTAGCTATAATTGCGGCGCGTTCTGTGAATGGGGAAATTGTCACTTATCCAGTGGTAGAAACCCAACAAGAACAACAAGTTTGTCGGAGAGTAATTGCACCAGCGGATATTACACCCGAACAAGCAGCAGAAATTAATGTCATCGCTCATATAATATTAAACAGTCTACAAGCAGTAGGCATCTTTGGAATTGAGCTATTTATCACCGCTGACGGTAAAATACTGATTAATGAAATTGCACCACGAACTCATAACTCTGGGCATTTTTCCTTAGACGCTTGTGAAACTTCCCAATTTGAACAACATCTAAGAGCCGTTACTGGTTTACCTCTGACTAATACCTCCTTAAATTGTCCCAGTGCAGTGATGGTCAACTTGCTAGGGTATGAAAACTCACACAGCGATTATTCAAAGCAACGGCAAAAATTAATAGATATTCCCCAAGCTTATTTGCACTGGTACGGAAAAACAGAATCTCGTCCCCGACGTAAACTCGGACATATCACCGTCTTGCTAGAACGGCAAAGCCGAGACATGATAGAGTCTATCATCCAGACCATAGAATCTATATGGTATCCTGGTTAG
- a CDS encoding acetate kinase, with product MKILVLNAGSSSQKSCLYEIPDANLPKEVLQPLWEGKVDWNQERNEPEIEVKTATGAVLQESIDGDSRAVQVAYMLDTLTRGATQVIRQLSEIDVVGHRVVHGGLYYRHSVVITEDIKKAITHLSPLAPAHNPAAVEGIEAIKKSLGTITQVAVFDTSFHSTLPDAAAIYPGAYEWVEQGIRRYGFHGISHQYCANRAAQILNRDLTSLRLITCHLGNGCSLAAIKNAKSVDTTMGFTPLDGLMMGSRSGSIDPGILIHLLRQSDYSVEELDYVLNKTSGLKGISGISGDLREIMTAINQGSERAQLAYDIYVHRLQTGIGSMLASLGGLDALVFTAGVGEKSPGIRQSACEAWEFLGLKIDPEKNQQQPVDVDIATLDSNVRILVIHTQEDWEIAQQCWHLLQE from the coding sequence ATGAAAATACTAGTCCTAAATGCTGGTTCAAGTAGCCAAAAAAGTTGTTTATATGAAATTCCTGATGCAAATCTACCTAAGGAAGTTCTGCAACCTCTTTGGGAGGGAAAAGTTGACTGGAATCAAGAACGGAATGAGCCAGAAATTGAGGTAAAAACAGCAACTGGGGCGGTCCTACAAGAATCCATTGATGGTGACTCCCGTGCAGTGCAGGTCGCTTATATGCTGGATACTCTGACTCGTGGTGCGACTCAAGTAATCCGTCAATTATCGGAGATTGATGTAGTGGGACATCGTGTGGTACACGGTGGATTATATTACCGACATAGTGTAGTAATTACTGAGGATATCAAAAAGGCGATTACACACCTTTCTCCCCTAGCACCAGCACATAATCCAGCCGCTGTTGAAGGCATAGAAGCTATTAAGAAAAGTCTAGGAACTATCACACAAGTAGCAGTATTTGATACTAGTTTTCACAGCACCTTACCTGATGCAGCTGCAATCTATCCCGGTGCTTATGAATGGGTAGAACAAGGTATCCGTCGCTACGGCTTTCATGGTATAAGTCACCAATACTGTGCCAACCGTGCAGCGCAAATTCTCAACCGAGATTTAACATCATTGCGGTTAATAACCTGCCATTTAGGTAACGGTTGTTCTTTGGCTGCTATTAAAAATGCTAAAAGTGTTGATACAACAATGGGTTTCACACCCTTAGATGGTTTAATGATGGGTAGTCGTTCTGGTTCCATTGATCCAGGGATTCTCATTCACTTGCTACGTCAATCTGATTACTCGGTTGAAGAGTTAGATTATGTGTTAAATAAAACTTCTGGATTAAAGGGAATTTCGGGGATCTCTGGCGATTTACGGGAAATCATGACAGCCATTAACCAAGGTAGCGAGCGCGCCCAACTGGCTTATGATATATACGTGCATCGTTTGCAGACTGGTATCGGTTCTATGCTGGCTAGTTTAGGAGGATTGGATGCGTTAGTATTCACCGCTGGAGTAGGGGAAAAATCCCCAGGAATTCGCCAATCGGCTTGTGAGGCTTGGGAATTTTTAGGACTGAAAATAGACCCAGAAAAAAATCAACAGCAGCCAGTTGATGTAGATATTGCTACACTTGATTCTAATGTGCGAATATTAGTTATACACACTCAAGAAGATTGGGAAATCGCTCAACAATGTTGGCATTTATTACAAGAGTAA
- a CDS encoding pentapeptide repeat-containing protein, which translates to MYSRQGLALLLTVIICWVASPVLADWTHPLSFSNAELGRQDFSGQSLQAAEFSNANLEMANFAGADLRGTVFSASVMTKANLHGANLTNAMVNEVKLNGADLSDAILLEALLLRSIFTDVNIEGADFSDAILDRSQIQELCKKASGVNSQTGVETRESLGCR; encoded by the coding sequence ATGTATTCGCGACAAGGGTTAGCATTACTGTTAACAGTAATAATATGCTGGGTGGCATCTCCAGTACTAGCAGACTGGACTCATCCCCTATCATTTAGTAATGCAGAGTTAGGAAGACAGGATTTTTCCGGACAAAGCCTGCAAGCTGCGGAGTTTTCCAACGCTAACTTGGAAATGGCCAATTTTGCAGGTGCTGACTTGCGAGGAACAGTTTTTAGTGCTTCAGTGATGACAAAAGCTAATTTACATGGAGCAAATTTAACCAATGCAATGGTTAATGAAGTAAAATTGAACGGGGCTGATTTAAGTGATGCTATCTTATTAGAAGCTCTGTTGTTGCGTTCTATCTTTACTGATGTCAATATCGAAGGTGCAGACTTTAGTGATGCAATTTTAGATCGATCGCAAATTCAAGAGCTATGTAAAAAAGCCAGTGGTGTAAATTCTCAAACTGGTGTAGAAACTCGTGAGTCCTTAGGATGTCGATAA
- a CDS encoding FAD-binding oxidoreductase has protein sequence MNAMSNEKTQSVYASTLASIINTENAVLPWEKLEPSQQQHIQQAIDSQTHPSCIVYPHTQAQLAAVIATANRKKWCVLPCGSTSKLNWGGLSKNIDIVVSTERINQLIEHAVGDLTITVEAGIKFGELQEILARSRQTLALDPAFPNSATIGGIVATADTGSLRQRYGGVRDQLLGITFVRADGQIAKGGGRVVKNVAGYDLMKLFTGSYGTLGIISQVTFRVYPLPETSGTVVLTGKVEAISQAVTILQGSELTPTQADLISNQLVFRLGLGTGVGLITRFQSISESVKEQSNRLLSVGEQLGLHGAIYSGENEVELWQRLPEQIYSNVTSSLIICKIGVMPTTGIEVINQISTGLIHLSSGLGLVSLENEDLVLTLRNLCQSNCGFLGVLAASVEIKKRLGVWGYTGNALHIMRGIKEQFDGNYILSPGRFVGGI, from the coding sequence ATGAATGCGATGTCTAACGAAAAGACACAAAGTGTCTACGCATCTACCCTAGCATCTATTATTAATACAGAAAACGCTGTCTTACCTTGGGAAAAACTTGAACCCAGTCAGCAACAACACATCCAACAAGCAATAGACTCTCAAACCCATCCCAGTTGTATTGTTTATCCCCACACCCAAGCACAATTAGCCGCAGTTATAGCCACTGCTAACCGTAAGAAATGGTGTGTTCTTCCTTGTGGTAGTACCAGTAAACTCAATTGGGGTGGCCTAAGTAAGAATATTGATATTGTTGTCAGTACGGAACGCATCAACCAACTGATAGAACACGCTGTTGGTGATTTAACTATCACCGTTGAAGCAGGAATAAAATTTGGCGAACTTCAGGAAATTTTAGCCAGATCTCGGCAAACTTTAGCTCTCGACCCGGCTTTTCCTAATTCTGCTACCATTGGTGGCATTGTTGCTACTGCTGATACAGGTTCTCTGCGTCAACGTTATGGTGGTGTGCGTGACCAACTTCTAGGTATAACTTTTGTGCGTGCTGATGGACAAATAGCCAAAGGGGGGGGAAGGGTAGTAAAAAATGTTGCTGGCTATGACTTGATGAAGTTGTTTACTGGTTCTTACGGTACATTAGGAATTATCAGCCAAGTCACTTTTCGAGTTTATCCCTTACCAGAAACGTCAGGAACAGTGGTGTTAACTGGAAAAGTTGAAGCCATATCCCAAGCTGTGACAATTCTCCAAGGTTCTGAGTTAACACCAACTCAAGCAGATTTGATATCAAATCAATTAGTTTTTCGCTTAGGTTTAGGTACAGGAGTAGGTTTGATTACCCGTTTCCAAAGTATTAGCGAAAGTGTGAAGGAACAGTCAAACCGACTTTTATCAGTTGGTGAACAATTGGGTTTACATGGGGCGATTTATTCAGGCGAAAATGAAGTTGAACTATGGCAACGATTACCAGAACAAATATATTCTAATGTTACATCTTCTCTCATTATTTGTAAAATAGGAGTAATGCCAACTACCGGAATAGAGGTTATTAATCAGATAAGTACCGGTTTAATTCACCTGAGCAGTGGTTTGGGTTTAGTAAGTCTGGAAAATGAAGATTTAGTTCTGACATTGCGTAATTTATGTCAATCTAATTGTGGATTTTTAGGTGTGTTGGCTGCATCAGTGGAAATCAAAAAAAGATTGGGTGTGTGGGGGTATACTGGTAATGCTTTACATATTATGCGGGGAATTAAGGAACAGTTTGATGGTAATTATATTTTAAGTCCTGGTCGGTTTGTGGGTGGGATTTAA
- a CDS encoding M16 family metallopeptidase, producing MFPASVFHLDNGLTFIHQEIPTTPVVVADVWVRAGATLEREPCFGMAHFLEHMIFKGTDTLPPGEFDYNIEKMGGVSNAATSHDYAHYSLTTATPYLAETLPHLGELLLNAAIPKDEFIRERDVVLEEIRACADDPDWIGYESLQKNVYRNHPYGRSVLGTEQELMQQSPEAMRCFHRSHYQPENMTVVVVGGIGQEYAWELVNSSFADFSERSDSPVSDKIPAPVITGICRRELILPRLEQARLMMAWIAPGVEQLRDGHGLDFLSVLLAQGRTSRLVYDLREEKQLVQAICSNFSLQRESSLLTITAWLEPEYLERVESLIQEHLQNLQTIGITEQELNRTSRSLCNEYAFATETPNQLTSLYGYYHTIAQAELAVAYPQEIQSFDAQELQKLAQKYLSPQSYAVTILKPY from the coding sequence GTGTTTCCAGCCTCGGTTTTTCACCTAGACAATGGTTTGACATTTATTCATCAGGAGATACCCACTACCCCTGTAGTAGTGGCAGATGTTTGGGTTCGTGCTGGAGCAACCTTAGAACGAGAACCTTGCTTCGGAATGGCACATTTTCTAGAACACATGATTTTTAAAGGTACAGATACCTTACCGCCTGGGGAGTTCGATTATAACATTGAAAAGATGGGTGGTGTGAGTAATGCAGCAACAAGCCATGATTATGCTCATTACTCTCTCACCACAGCTACTCCTTACTTAGCAGAGACTTTACCCCATTTAGGTGAACTTTTGCTCAATGCGGCAATTCCCAAAGATGAATTTATCCGGGAACGGGATGTTGTTTTAGAAGAAATTCGCGCTTGTGCTGATGATCCTGATTGGATAGGATATGAATCTCTACAGAAAAATGTCTATAGAAATCATCCCTATGGACGTTCTGTGTTGGGTACTGAGCAGGAATTAATGCAGCAATCACCAGAAGCAATGCGCTGTTTTCATCGTTCTCACTACCAACCAGAAAATATGACAGTGGTGGTTGTAGGTGGTATTGGACAAGAATATGCTTGGGAATTGGTAAATAGTAGCTTTGCAGATTTTAGTGAGCGCTCTGATTCTCCTGTATCTGATAAAATACCAGCACCAGTAATTACAGGTATTTGCCGTCGAGAGTTGATCTTACCAAGGCTAGAGCAAGCACGGTTAATGATGGCTTGGATAGCACCAGGTGTAGAACAACTCCGAGATGGTCATGGTTTAGATTTCCTATCAGTATTATTAGCACAAGGACGAACTTCCCGGTTGGTGTATGATTTACGGGAAGAAAAACAACTGGTGCAAGCAATTTGTAGTAATTTTTCCCTACAACGGGAATCGAGTTTGTTGACAATAACTGCCTGGTTAGAACCAGAATATTTGGAGCGTGTAGAGTCTTTAATTCAGGAACATTTGCAAAATTTACAAACTATAGGTATTACCGAGCAAGAACTGAATCGTACCAGTAGGTCATTATGTAATGAATATGCCTTTGCGACGGAAACACCAAATCAGTTAACATCCCTATATGGTTACTACCATACCATTGCCCAAGCTGAATTAGCCGTTGCCTATCCCCAGGAAATCCAATCCTTTGATGCTCAGGAACTGCAAAAATTAGCACAAAAGTATCTTTCACCGCAAAGTTACGCAGTTACTATTCTCAAACCATATTAG
- a CDS encoding IS66 family transposase, which translates to MLLWELGQIEIGVGTLVGTNEGIDSTVAQSIHSLKQWIKQTQPYILRDETPWVVKGLKQWLWIFANSDSDFALFHGPDTPCPTELESIVGSSYSGVLSSDDFTAYNGYPVTAQQKCQAHLPYPVTSRH; encoded by the coding sequence TTGTTGTTGTGGGAACTGGGTCAAATAGAAATTGGAGTGGGAACATTAGTAGGTACCAATGAAGGAATAGACAGTACAGTGGCTCAAAGTATTCATAGCCTCAAACAGTGGATAAAACAAACCCAGCCTTATATCCTTAGGGATGAAACACCCTGGGTAGTCAAAGGGCTGAAACAATGGTTATGGATTTTTGCCAATAGTGATAGTGACTTCGCTTTATTTCATGGGCCTGATACTCCTTGTCCTACCGAATTAGAATCCATTGTGGGTTCAAGTTATTCTGGTGTACTCAGTTCTGATGACTTTACTGCCTATAACGGTTATCCGGTCACAGCTCAACAGAAATGTCAGGCACATCTACCCTACCCCGTCACTTCAAGACACTAA
- the ftsH3 gene encoding ATP-dependent zinc metalloprotease FtsH3: MNKRWRNTGLYALLFIVVIALGTAFFDNQPPQVETWRYSQFIQEVESGRVEKVSLSSDRSTAMVTPKYDPNKKRVTLVNDPDLINTLTTKGVDIAVLPQTDEGFWFKALSSLFFPVLLLVGLFFLLRRAQSGPGSQAMNFGKSKARVQMEPQTQVTFGDVAGIDQAKLELNEVVDFLKNADRFTAVGAKIPKGVLLVGPPGTGKTLLARAVAGEAGVPFFSISGSEFVEMFVGVGASRVRDLFEQAKTNAPCIVFIDEIDAVGRQRGAGLGGGNDEREQTLNQLLTEMDGFEGNTGIIIIAATNRPDVLDAALLRPGRFDRQVVVDRPDYGGRSEILKVHARGKTLSKDVDLDKIARRTPGFTGADLSNLLNEAAILAARRNLTEISMDEINDAIDRVLAGPEKKDRVMSEKRKTLVAYHEAGHALVGALMPDYDPVQKISIIPRGRAGGLTWFTPSEDRMDTGLYSRAYLENQMAVALGGRLAEEIIFGEEEVTTGASNDLQQVARVARQMITRFGMSDRLGPVALGRQQGNMFLGRDIMSERDFSEETAAAIDEEVRKLVDVAYARAKEVLVNNRHILDEIAQMLIDKETVDADELQEVLANNDVKTAAFA, encoded by the coding sequence GTGAATAAAAGATGGAGAAATACAGGGCTATATGCGCTGTTATTTATAGTTGTAATTGCTTTAGGGACTGCGTTTTTTGACAACCAACCCCCACAAGTAGAAACATGGCGTTACAGTCAATTTATTCAAGAAGTTGAAAGCGGTAGAGTAGAAAAGGTCAGTCTCAGTTCAGACCGTTCTACAGCAATGGTTACGCCTAAATATGACCCCAATAAAAAGCGCGTCACCTTAGTTAACGATCCAGACTTAATCAATACACTGACTACTAAAGGTGTTGATATTGCGGTATTACCCCAAACCGATGAAGGATTTTGGTTTAAAGCACTCAGCAGTTTATTTTTCCCTGTATTACTTCTAGTTGGTTTATTTTTTTTATTGCGTCGCGCTCAAAGTGGACCCGGTAGCCAAGCAATGAACTTTGGTAAATCTAAAGCCAGAGTCCAAATGGAACCCCAAACCCAAGTAACATTTGGTGATGTTGCTGGTATTGACCAAGCCAAACTGGAATTAAACGAAGTAGTAGACTTTTTGAAAAACGCCGATCGCTTTACCGCCGTTGGTGCAAAAATTCCTAAAGGTGTATTATTAGTTGGACCTCCTGGTACTGGTAAAACCCTCCTCGCACGTGCGGTAGCAGGAGAAGCTGGTGTACCCTTCTTCTCAATCTCCGGTTCTGAGTTTGTAGAAATGTTCGTTGGTGTGGGTGCTTCCCGGGTCCGGGACTTATTTGAACAAGCTAAAACCAACGCTCCCTGTATCGTCTTCATTGATGAAATTGATGCAGTAGGTCGTCAACGGGGTGCTGGTTTAGGTGGTGGTAACGACGAACGGGAACAAACCCTCAACCAGTTACTCACCGAAATGGATGGTTTTGAAGGTAACACCGGCATCATCATCATTGCTGCTACCAATCGTCCTGACGTACTAGACGCAGCTTTATTGCGTCCCGGTCGTTTTGACCGTCAAGTGGTGGTAGACCGTCCTGACTACGGTGGACGCAGCGAAATTCTTAAAGTTCACGCACGGGGTAAAACCTTATCCAAAGATGTGGACTTGGATAAAATCGCTCGTCGTACCCCTGGTTTCACCGGTGCAGATTTATCCAACCTGTTGAACGAAGCCGCAATTTTAGCAGCACGTCGCAACTTAACCGAAATTTCGATGGATGAAATCAATGATGCCATCGACCGTGTATTAGCTGGACCAGAGAAGAAAGACCGAGTAATGAGCGAAAAACGCAAAACCTTGGTTGCATATCACGAAGCTGGTCACGCTTTAGTTGGTGCATTGATGCCTGACTATGACCCCGTACAAAAGATTAGCATTATTCCCCGTGGTCGTGCTGGTGGTTTAACTTGGTTTACCCCTAGCGAAGACCGCATGGATACAGGTTTATATAGCCGTGCTTATCTAGAAAATCAGATGGCTGTAGCTTTGGGTGGACGTTTAGCTGAAGAAATAATCTTTGGTGAAGAAGAAGTTACCACCGGTGCTTCCAACGACTTGCAACAAGTAGCGAGAGTTGCTAGACAAATGATAACTCGCTTTGGGATGAGTGATCGCTTGGGTCCAGTTGCTTTGGGTCGTCAACAAGGTAATATGTTCCTCGGTCGAGATATCATGTCTGAGCGTGACTTCTCCGAAGAAACCGCAGCTGCAATTGATGAAGAAGTTCGTAAATTAGTAGATGTAGCTTACGCACGCGCTAAGGAAGTATTAGTGAACAACCGCCACATTTTGGATGAAATCGCGCAAATGCTGATTGATAAAGAAACAGTTGACGCTGATGAATTGCAAGAGGTTCTAGCGAATAACGATGTGAAAACTGCTGCTTTTGCATAG
- a CDS encoding (Fe-S)-binding protein: protein MQVSDGGVNNVASIKNLKGFDESHPPDPKLIDSCVHCGFCLSTCPSYRVLGKEMDSPRGRIYLMDAINEGRIALNTVTIEHFDSCLGCLACVSTCPSGVQYDKLISATRHQVERNYNRSLPDKLVRKLIFSLFPNPDILRILLFPLLVYQKLGVSKLLQATGLIKAISPRLAAMESMLPEITLQCFQDNLPDVIPAKGDKRYRVGVILGCVQRLFFSPVNEATVRVLTANGCQVVIPKSQGCCAALPEHQGQTEQAQALARQMIDSFADTNVDFIIINAAGCGHTLKEYGRILADDQEYAEKAKAFAAKVKDAQEFLANVGLTAKLSPLADKHLTLVNQDACHLLHGQKISVQPRQLLRKIPGVNLREPIDAALCCGSAGVYNMLQPEVAEELGKQKVQYLLNTGADLIASANPGCTLQIRKYLPGQNISVMHPMELLDYSIRGEKLKL, encoded by the coding sequence ATGCAAGTTTCAGATGGTGGTGTTAATAATGTTGCTAGTATTAAGAATCTAAAAGGGTTTGATGAAAGTCATCCTCCTGATCCGAAGTTGATTGATAGTTGTGTGCATTGTGGTTTTTGTTTGTCTACTTGTCCTAGTTATCGAGTGTTAGGAAAGGAGATGGACTCACCAAGGGGACGCATCTATTTAATGGATGCAATTAATGAGGGTAGAATTGCACTGAATACGGTAACTATTGAACATTTTGATTCTTGTTTAGGTTGTCTTGCTTGTGTGTCAACTTGCCCTTCTGGTGTGCAGTATGATAAATTAATTTCGGCAACTCGCCATCAGGTGGAAAGGAATTATAACCGCAGTTTACCTGATAAGTTAGTGCGAAAATTGATTTTTTCTTTGTTTCCTAATCCTGATATTTTAAGAATTTTACTTTTTCCCTTATTGGTTTATCAAAAGTTGGGAGTTTCTAAATTATTGCAGGCTACTGGGTTAATTAAAGCTATATCTCCCCGGTTAGCAGCAATGGAATCTATGTTACCAGAAATTACTCTCCAATGTTTTCAAGATAATTTACCGGATGTAATTCCTGCTAAAGGTGACAAAAGATATCGTGTTGGGGTGATTTTGGGATGTGTGCAACGATTGTTTTTCTCTCCTGTGAATGAAGCAACGGTGAGGGTTTTAACTGCAAATGGTTGTCAAGTGGTAATTCCTAAATCTCAAGGTTGTTGTGCTGCACTTCCTGAACACCAAGGACAAACGGAACAAGCGCAAGCTTTAGCAAGACAAATGATTGATAGTTTTGCTGATACAAATGTGGATTTTATAATTATTAATGCTGCTGGTTGTGGTCATACTTTAAAAGAATATGGTCGTATTTTAGCCGATGACCAAGAGTATGCAGAGAAAGCTAAAGCTTTTGCAGCTAAAGTTAAAGATGCACAGGAGTTTTTAGCCAATGTTGGTTTAACTGCTAAACTTTCACCATTAGCTGATAAACATTTAACTTTAGTTAATCAAGATGCCTGTCATTTATTGCATGGACAAAAGATTAGTGTCCAACCCCGTCAGTTGTTAAGAAAAATTCCGGGTGTGAATTTAAGAGAACCAATAGATGCGGCTTTGTGTTGTGGTAGTGCTGGTGTTTATAATATGTTGCAACCGGAAGTTGCTGAGGAATTAGGTAAACAAAAAGTGCAGTATTTATTAAATACAGGTGCTGATTTAATTGCTTCTGCAAATCCTGGTTGTACTTTGCAAATTAGGAAATATTTGCCTGGACAGAATATATCAGTAATGCACCCGATGGAATTGTTAGATTATTCTATTCGCGGAGAGAAGTTGAAATTGTAA
- a CDS encoding aminotransferase class IV — protein MYWYCNKLIESQKLELDINDPGLIYGATVFTTLRVYDHSLDHNLTNWQAHCSRLQFSLQTFDWTEPDWDFVRQGAEILLQHFPVLRITIFPDGREWITGRLLPENLTQKQKHGIIATLTNGEFARSLPSHKTGNYLSAWLARNIVQSSKAEEVILIDCEGNWLETSTGNLWGWKEESWWTPPLTVGILPGIERSHIITHLEKRQTTIQQQLWTPELVKKLEAISYTNSVVEIIPIHTVQQPIGSLEYNPYHPCYSQLKGLFLP, from the coding sequence ATGTATTGGTATTGTAACAAATTAATAGAATCACAAAAGCTGGAATTAGATATTAATGATCCAGGTTTGATTTATGGAGCTACGGTTTTTACAACCTTACGAGTTTATGATCATTCTCTTGATCATAATTTAACTAATTGGCAAGCCCATTGTTCCCGTCTGCAATTTAGTTTACAAACCTTTGATTGGACAGAACCAGATTGGGATTTTGTGCGTCAAGGTGCAGAAATTCTTTTACAACATTTTCCCGTTCTCAGAATTACTATTTTCCCCGATGGTCGAGAATGGATCACAGGCAGATTATTACCAGAAAACTTGACCCAAAAGCAAAAACATGGTATAATAGCCACTCTTACCAATGGAGAATTTGCCCGCTCTCTCCCCAGTCATAAAACCGGCAATTACTTGAGTGCTTGGTTAGCAAGAAATATTGTACAGTCTTCAAAAGCCGAAGAAGTGATTTTAATAGATTGTGAGGGAAATTGGCTAGAAACCAGTACCGGCAATCTTTGGGGATGGAAAGAAGAGAGTTGGTGGACACCACCGTTAACAGTGGGAATTTTACCTGGAATTGAGCGATCGCACATCATCACCCATCTAGAAAAGCGTCAAACTACCATCCAGCAGCAACTCTGGACACCAGAACTAGTCAAAAAATTAGAAGCGATCTCCTACACTAATAGTGTCGTAGAGATAATTCCGATCCATACCGTACAACAGCCGATAGGATCGTTAGAATATAATCCTTACCATCCTTGTTATTCACAACTTAAAGGATTATTTCTACCATGA